A single region of the Oenococcus kitaharae DSM 17330 genome encodes:
- a CDS encoding toxin-antitoxin system YwqK family antitoxin, translating to MDEDNIIKKEKNLGMPVTGILKRKSRKAAMAANKAAREAKAKAALKLVDETPETSQKVDQPAPSVSKSVKPAENDDFYRNGQAKFQDADGQRTYYFSDGTVKARGSFDGKMQGEWQFFKNTGRLWQIGHLKDDLKDGKWLRFSDAGIIEKSQNFKNGELLKN from the coding sequence ATGGACGAGGACAATATCATAAAAAAAGAAAAAAATCTTGGTATGCCTGTTACTGGGATTTTGAAGCGCAAAAGCCGGAAAGCCGCGATGGCGGCAAATAAAGCTGCCCGAGAAGCGAAGGCTAAAGCCGCTTTAAAGCTGGTCGATGAAACACCCGAAACATCGCAAAAAGTGGACCAGCCGGCTCCTTCTGTTTCAAAAAGCGTTAAACCAGCCGAAAACGATGATTTTTATCGAAACGGCCAAGCCAAATTCCAAGATGCTGATGGCCAGCGGACGTATTATTTTTCGGATGGCACAGTCAAAGCTCGCGGATCTTTTGATGGCAAAATGCAGGGTGAGTGGCAGTTTTTTAAAAACACAGGCCGTCTTTGGCAAATCGGTCATTTAAAAGATGACCTCAAAGATGGGAAATGGCTGCGCTTCTCTGATGCTGGCATTATTGAAAAGTCTCAAAATTTTAAAAACGGCGAATTACTGAAAAATTAA
- a CDS encoding nucleoside deaminase → MKLAVEQANENIVLKEGGPFGAVIVRNQEVVAAAHNRVLVENDPTAHAEITAIRKACQYLNSYDLSECVLYTSCYPCPMCLSAAIWANIKTIYYANTAEDAGQIGFRDDFIYHFIENGAHDDQIVKMSQIGREQAIETFNDYVKDPSRESY, encoded by the coding sequence ATGAAACTTGCCGTTGAGCAGGCCAACGAAAACATTGTTTTAAAAGAAGGTGGTCCCTTTGGTGCTGTGATTGTCCGTAATCAGGAAGTCGTTGCTGCCGCGCATAATCGCGTTCTCGTCGAAAACGATCCGACAGCGCATGCTGAGATTACGGCGATCCGCAAGGCTTGCCAATATCTGAACAGCTACGATTTATCGGAATGCGTGTTATATACCAGCTGTTATCCCTGTCCAATGTGTTTATCAGCTGCTATTTGGGCTAATATCAAGACGATTTATTATGCCAATACAGCTGAAGATGCTGGCCAGATCGGTTTTCGCGATGATTTTATTTACCATTTTATTGAGAATGGCGCTCACGATGATCAGATTGTGAAGATGAGTCAAATCGGGCGTGAACAGGCGATTGAAACTTTTAATGATTATGTCAAAGACCCCAGTCGCGAAAGTTATTGA
- a CDS encoding glycosyltransferase family 4 protein, which yields MIFFINANMQKNKSGIEHAELKRADLFRHHQTAFKVLLRDWSPTLHQDLADSSLSDDEVINLFDYFQGTEKVNGQVVSPRSVDLGCSVDFYEDDPANNRLLAFQKVPDIQGGAAKQKLLARINYFADSKPRRVRSTELFDAFGNLYAVDFYDTRGFVSMTQWYSPDNKIANEAWQTLDGRPVIEAFHKFNAIGEQSLSSWRLCDPDGSIRIFDNLDQLYKHFLDLINAAYFSPKEANIFILDRSDLGDWALTELKQPAYTALHLHNSQTVNPNDEQHALLNNHYEYSLWQANSYDAIISATAKQSHDIQARFKPQVPCFTIPVGVIPDAHFQSQTIKMAQRQPHSVIALARIAPEKQLDQLVKAIAIAQKQVPDITLDLYGYRDASNNYEAYREIVAVIKENQLEKQVYVHEYTTQGNQIEQQAQVFAVTSAMEGFNLSLMEGLAQGDVGLTYDVNYGPNELVVDGKNGCILPYGDYQALAEKLVWLFQNPDQLQRMSDQAYRLSQRYSEKQVWQAWSALFDDAKRSWPAKLAVYRPAVTDGLGEQGEKI from the coding sequence ATGATTTTTTTTATTAATGCAAATATGCAAAAAAACAAATCTGGCATCGAACACGCCGAGCTGAAACGTGCTGATTTGTTTCGACATCATCAGACTGCTTTTAAAGTTCTGCTGCGTGATTGGTCGCCAACGCTCCACCAAGATCTTGCTGATAGTTCTCTAAGTGATGATGAAGTAATCAACTTATTCGATTATTTTCAAGGTACGGAGAAAGTGAACGGCCAGGTCGTTTCGCCGCGATCAGTCGACTTGGGTTGTTCTGTCGATTTTTATGAAGATGATCCGGCGAATAATCGACTGTTGGCCTTTCAAAAGGTGCCTGACATACAAGGCGGCGCTGCCAAACAGAAATTGTTGGCGCGCATCAACTATTTTGCTGATAGCAAGCCTCGGCGTGTTCGCAGCACGGAGTTATTTGATGCCTTTGGCAACTTGTATGCGGTAGATTTTTATGATACTCGTGGCTTCGTTTCCATGACGCAATGGTATTCGCCGGACAACAAGATTGCCAACGAGGCTTGGCAGACACTGGACGGGCGGCCTGTAATCGAAGCTTTTCATAAATTTAATGCCATTGGCGAACAGTCGCTGTCATCGTGGCGCCTTTGCGATCCTGACGGCAGCATTCGTATCTTTGATAATCTTGATCAGCTGTACAAACATTTTTTGGATTTGATTAATGCGGCTTATTTCAGCCCAAAAGAAGCGAATATTTTTATCTTAGACCGCAGCGATTTAGGAGACTGGGCTTTAACGGAATTAAAACAGCCGGCTTATACGGCTCTGCATCTGCATAATTCGCAGACTGTCAATCCTAATGACGAGCAGCATGCATTATTGAATAACCATTATGAATATTCGCTTTGGCAGGCTAACAGCTATGATGCCATTATTAGTGCGACTGCCAAACAAAGCCATGATATTCAAGCACGTTTTAAGCCGCAAGTTCCGTGTTTCACTATTCCGGTCGGCGTGATTCCAGACGCTCATTTCCAATCTCAGACAATCAAGATGGCTCAAAGGCAGCCGCATTCCGTCATTGCTTTAGCACGTATTGCACCTGAAAAACAGCTTGATCAGCTGGTAAAGGCCATTGCCATTGCTCAAAAACAAGTCCCTGATATCACGCTGGATCTGTACGGCTATCGTGATGCCAGCAATAATTATGAAGCTTACCGTGAAATTGTGGCTGTCATTAAAGAGAACCAGCTTGAAAAACAAGTGTATGTACATGAGTATACGACTCAAGGTAATCAAATTGAGCAGCAAGCGCAGGTGTTTGCCGTTACTTCGGCGATGGAGGGCTTTAATCTGTCGCTCATGGAAGGCTTGGCTCAAGGTGATGTCGGCCTGACTTATGATGTGAATTACGGCCCTAATGAGCTGGTTGTTGATGGCAAAAACGGCTGTATTCTGCCTTATGGCGATTACCAGGCTCTAGCAGAGAAATTAGTCTGGCTGTTTCAGAATCCCGATCAATTGCAGCGGATGTCTGATCAGGCTTATCGTTTGTCGCAGCGGTATTCAGAAAAACAGGTCTGGCAAGCTTGGTCGGCATTATTTGACGATGCCAAACGCAGCTGGCCGGCAAAACTCGCTGTCTATCGGCCAGCGGTCACGGACGGACTAGGTGAACAAGGAGAGAAAATCTAA
- a CDS encoding glycosyltransferase, with product MFYFVSENIFSFNSGTEFSQAKRVQLFNAKGQQAFYVARDYNPSFHQSAKQLGVPDNQLLNMYDYFQKALLVKHRQIPVRFARTIPKRDYHIDGIDANYSLIKFHGRIIARATIAPLTVGLMGNMIYYDRFGNTVATDYWDWRGFKSSTQYFHPDGQPGPQIFFDPAGRKVMEVIRMNISGQLFPTMYRLFNYHGRDWRFDSENDLFIFFMNEILSQQSESSVIINDRPSMIDAVAHIHGAMAKFQYLHDGHTVDSDNPLRGRLSDVLTPLFTADAPAFTGVITATEAQRKILARRFPKMAFYCAPDTFVPQQLLQTRPQSLTGRRLHHLIYFGRLSEEKHPEQVIYALSAIRKKIPDASLEFRGYASSSDFLASLKKIVADKDLSDAVVFADYAVGPVLWQSLDQAQMVIQTSTGEGFSMSLIEAMAHGLPAAAYHANFGPDVIIQNGENGFLVKNGSYADLAAAVVKVFQDNALWQHLSAGAYQTAHRYDADSVWRAWQQSGVLPDER from the coding sequence ATGTTTTACTTTGTTTCTGAAAATATTTTTTCTTTCAATTCGGGTACTGAATTTTCTCAGGCCAAGCGCGTGCAGTTATTCAATGCAAAGGGCCAACAAGCTTTTTATGTTGCTCGTGATTACAATCCTTCTTTTCATCAGTCGGCCAAACAACTTGGTGTGCCTGACAACCAGCTATTGAATATGTACGACTATTTCCAAAAGGCCTTGTTGGTCAAGCACCGACAGATACCTGTCCGTTTTGCTAGAACAATTCCTAAACGGGATTATCATATTGACGGCATTGATGCGAATTATTCACTGATTAAATTTCATGGCAGGATCATCGCGCGTGCAACAATCGCGCCGTTGACAGTGGGATTGATGGGAAATATGATTTATTATGATCGTTTTGGCAACACGGTCGCGACTGATTATTGGGACTGGCGCGGCTTTAAATCCTCGACACAATATTTCCATCCTGACGGGCAGCCTGGTCCGCAGATTTTCTTTGATCCAGCAGGCCGCAAAGTCATGGAAGTTATCCGGATGAACATCAGCGGCCAATTGTTTCCCACGATGTATCGACTTTTTAATTACCATGGTCGCGATTGGCGCTTTGATTCGGAAAATGATTTATTTATTTTCTTCATGAATGAAATTTTGTCACAGCAGTCAGAATCATCTGTCATTATCAATGACCGGCCCAGCATGATTGATGCGGTAGCGCATATCCATGGTGCGATGGCCAAATTTCAGTATTTGCATGATGGCCATACTGTGGATTCCGATAATCCGCTGCGAGGTCGTTTAAGCGATGTCTTAACGCCACTGTTTACGGCTGATGCCCCGGCTTTTACGGGTGTGATTACAGCCACTGAGGCGCAAAGAAAGATTTTAGCGCGCCGTTTTCCCAAGATGGCTTTTTATTGTGCGCCGGATACTTTTGTCCCACAGCAGCTTTTGCAGACACGACCACAGTCTCTAACAGGACGCCGATTGCATCATCTGATTTATTTTGGCCGATTATCAGAAGAAAAACATCCGGAGCAGGTCATCTATGCCTTATCAGCTATTAGAAAAAAAATTCCTGATGCGAGCCTAGAATTTCGCGGTTATGCCAGTTCGTCTGATTTTTTGGCCAGCCTGAAGAAAATTGTGGCTGACAAGGACCTATCAGATGCGGTTGTCTTTGCTGATTATGCAGTCGGGCCGGTGCTCTGGCAATCCTTGGATCAAGCACAAATGGTCATTCAGACTTCGACTGGCGAGGGCTTTAGCATGTCTTTAATCGAAGCAATGGCACACGGCCTGCCAGCAGCTGCTTATCACGCGAATTTTGGACCGGATGTGATTATTCAAAACGGCGAAAATGGTTTTTTGGTCAAAAACGGCAGTTACGCTGACTTGGCTGCGGCCGTTGTTAAAGTGTTTCAGGATAATGCTTTATGGCAGCATTTGTCTGCTGGTGCCTATCAAACAGCTCATCGCTATGATGCTGATTCTGTTTGGCGAGCTTGGCAGCAAAGTGGTGTTTTGCCGGATGAACGTTAA
- a CDS encoding NAD-dependent succinate-semialdehyde dehydrogenase: MAYQTINPYTNETIKTYDFSTPADIEKALTLGYGLYKKWRDGPVDERAKILHKIADLFRQHEDELAKTAVNDMGKLIGEAKGEVELCAMIADYYADHGADLLKPTPITTRATGEAQIEKHSTGVILAVEPWNFPYYQVMRVFAPNFIVGNPMVLKGPSNTPGSSDAFGKIVTEAGAPEGSFTNLFVNYDQVGTIIADPRVQGVALTGSERGGRAVAKAAGENLKKNTMELGGMDAFIVLDDADIDQVADIAWRARLYNAGQVCTSSKRFIVADNLYDQFLTTLKAHFAAVTPGDPMDPKTTFAPMNSKRAKDKLQDQIDRAVKAGAKVYYGNEKVDLPGQFIQPTILTDISKDNPAYSEEMFGPVAQVYKVSSEQEAVDLANDSDFGLGGIIFSGDPDRGARVASKVETGMMFVNNFMTSLPEQPFGGVKKSGYGRELSQLGMMAFVNEELIVKAQKPDLSNPAGGLAVV; the protein is encoded by the coding sequence ATGGCATACCAAACGATTAATCCCTACACGAACGAAACGATCAAAACATACGACTTTTCAACGCCAGCCGACATTGAAAAAGCCTTAACGTTAGGGTACGGATTGTATAAAAAATGGCGTGATGGACCAGTTGATGAACGGGCTAAAATCTTACATAAAATCGCTGATTTATTCCGGCAGCATGAAGATGAGCTTGCCAAGACGGCTGTTAACGACATGGGCAAATTAATCGGCGAAGCCAAAGGGGAAGTTGAACTTTGTGCGATGATTGCTGATTATTATGCTGATCATGGTGCAGATTTGTTAAAACCGACGCCCATCACGACCCGGGCGACCGGCGAAGCACAAATAGAAAAGCATTCAACCGGCGTGATTCTGGCCGTTGAACCTTGGAATTTTCCATATTATCAAGTGATGCGTGTCTTTGCGCCAAACTTTATCGTAGGGAATCCAATGGTATTAAAGGGTCCGTCAAATACACCGGGATCCTCAGATGCTTTTGGCAAAATTGTGACTGAAGCCGGTGCACCAGAAGGCAGTTTCACGAATCTTTTTGTTAACTATGATCAGGTCGGCACCATTATTGCAGATCCCCGTGTGCAAGGCGTGGCTTTGACTGGTTCTGAGCGTGGCGGCCGGGCAGTTGCTAAAGCTGCTGGCGAGAATTTGAAGAAAAACACGATGGAACTTGGCGGCATGGATGCCTTTATCGTTTTGGATGACGCTGATATTGATCAAGTTGCTGATATTGCATGGCGGGCTCGCCTTTATAATGCTGGCCAGGTCTGCACATCGTCAAAACGCTTTATCGTGGCTGATAATTTGTACGATCAGTTCCTGACAACGCTCAAGGCACATTTTGCTGCTGTTACGCCTGGTGATCCAATGGATCCTAAGACAACTTTTGCCCCCATGAATTCTAAGCGGGCCAAAGACAAGCTCCAAGATCAGATTGACCGTGCTGTCAAGGCTGGTGCCAAGGTTTATTACGGTAATGAAAAAGTTGATCTTCCCGGTCAATTTATCCAGCCGACTATCTTGACTGATATCAGTAAAGACAACCCGGCTTATTCTGAAGAAATGTTTGGCCCTGTCGCACAGGTTTACAAAGTTTCCAGCGAACAAGAGGCTGTTGATTTGGCCAATGACTCAGACTTTGGTCTTGGTGGGATTATCTTCTCTGGCGATCCTGACCGTGGTGCACGAGTCGCTTCAAAAGTGGAAACGGGCATGATGTTTGTGAACAACTTTATGACTTCGTTGCCTGAACAGCCGTTTGGCGGCGTGAAAAAATCTGGATACGGCCGCGAGTTAAGCCAGTTAGGCATGATGGCCTTTGTTAATGAAGAGCTGATTGTTAAGGCACAAAAACCAGATTTGAGTAATCCCGCTGGCGGTCTAGCGGTCGTTTGA
- a CDS encoding MarR family winged helix-turn-helix transcriptional regulator — protein sequence MSEVTNELMRTIGGLAKNPNFYLMVGPRHDSRRSHHRGQARLMRLLDKYDGLSVGEIAEILDVRPSSVTGLVDKLADNGLVDRIPDERDKRITLIKLTKKGHDFLQSKKDEADDLSEEVFAGLTDEEQATLLHLLKRVSKNLSDMDFGDYISQMVNDSIGRHFRFDDGDIHINL from the coding sequence ATGTCAGAAGTAACAAATGAACTCATGCGAACAATTGGTGGTTTAGCTAAGAACCCAAATTTTTATCTCATGGTCGGGCCGCGTCATGATAGCCGGCGCAGCCACCACCGCGGCCAAGCTCGGTTAATGCGTTTATTGGACAAATATGACGGCCTCTCGGTCGGCGAAATCGCCGAGATATTAGATGTGCGTCCCAGTTCCGTGACAGGACTGGTTGATAAGCTGGCAGATAATGGCTTAGTTGATCGGATCCCCGACGAGCGCGACAAACGCATCACACTGATTAAGTTAACTAAAAAGGGCCACGACTTTTTACAAAGCAAAAAAGACGAGGCCGATGATCTGAGTGAAGAAGTTTTTGCTGGTTTGACCGACGAAGAACAAGCAACACTACTTCACTTATTAAAACGTGTTTCTAAAAACTTGAGTGATATGGATTTTGGAGACTATATCAGCCAGATGGTGAACGACTCGATTGGCCGCCACTTTAGATTCGATGATGGCGATATTCATATCAACCTATAA
- a CDS encoding branched-chain amino acid aminotransferase, translating into MLEKERFTKMTKAKATDFDWPNIGFNYHDLPYSFHAEFKDGHWDEGHLTEDSTITMSEAANVLHYGQEAFEGLKAYRRKDGGVNLFRPDMNAKRMHKSAERLLMEPFPEDRFVQAVKEVVKANQDFVPPYGSGATLYVRPFLIGTGEVIGVHPANQFQFHILVTPVGPYYKGGMQPTAYVTSPYDRAAHGGTGQSKVSGNYASSLLPGSIAHEEGFSDVVYLDPRLHENIEELGGANFFGITKDGKFKTPKSPSILPSITKKSLLKLASDFGMEPEETTISIYDLDQFSEAGAMGTAAVISPVGSITHNGNKHVFYSETKVGPYTQKLYDRLSGIQDGDIKGPDGWQVDVPLD; encoded by the coding sequence ATGTTAGAAAAGGAGAGATTTACAAAAATGACAAAAGCAAAAGCGACAGATTTTGATTGGCCGAATATTGGTTTTAATTATCATGATTTGCCATATAGTTTTCATGCAGAATTTAAGGATGGCCATTGGGATGAAGGTCATCTGACTGAAGATTCGACAATCACAATGTCTGAAGCTGCCAATGTCCTTCATTATGGACAGGAAGCTTTTGAAGGTTTGAAGGCCTATCGCCGAAAAGATGGCGGTGTTAACTTGTTCAGGCCGGATATGAATGCCAAACGGATGCATAAATCAGCTGAGCGCCTTCTGATGGAACCGTTCCCAGAGGATCGATTTGTTCAAGCCGTTAAAGAAGTTGTCAAAGCCAATCAAGACTTTGTTCCGCCATACGGTTCTGGCGCAACATTGTATGTCCGTCCGTTTTTGATCGGTACCGGTGAAGTTATCGGTGTCCATCCGGCCAATCAGTTCCAATTCCATATTCTCGTAACGCCAGTTGGCCCTTACTATAAAGGCGGCATGCAGCCAACTGCTTACGTCACCAGCCCTTATGACCGTGCCGCTCATGGTGGAACTGGCCAGTCAAAAGTTTCAGGAAACTATGCTTCTAGTCTGCTCCCTGGTTCTATCGCACATGAAGAAGGATTTTCGGACGTTGTCTACTTGGATCCTCGCTTGCATGAAAACATCGAAGAATTAGGTGGCGCCAACTTCTTTGGTATCACGAAAGATGGCAAGTTCAAAACACCGAAGTCGCCTTCTATTCTGCCTTCAATCACGAAGAAATCTTTGCTGAAATTGGCTAGTGATTTCGGAATGGAACCCGAAGAAACCACAATCAGCATTTATGATTTGGATCAGTTCTCAGAGGCCGGCGCCATGGGTACAGCTGCGGTTATCTCGCCTGTTGGTTCAATTACGCATAACGGCAACAAACATGTCTTTTACAGCGAGACCAAAGTTGGTCCATACACACAAAAACTTTATGATCGCCTTAGTGGTATCCAAGATGGCGACATCAAGGGCCCTGACGGCTGGCAAGTTGATGTGCCTTTGGATTAA
- a CDS encoding PTS transporter subunit IIC: MTANNVPKSQADFFDQDPASMTPEQRSEAYSQAMSAATKFKNDRAQTEELRPGSGPLTRPEKKMKMSDWVYTVSQGISNAVLVILGISILLNTAGNLLHWAPMQMVGVLGQHLLAPAIGAGIAIQLRSTTLTTFSAMIAATVGANSMYFTSGAIKAATTATGWVAPQLAGATIMTVGQPISAVIAGLAAALLGKWMTGKTPLDMFIVPFCATFVGSVVGLGAATVTTPFLNWVSKGLADTMSVNPILGAAVVSFAWFWFLMTPASSAALAVAVGLDPMSAGAALIGCCAAFSGYTAMSFTQNNSGANIAQGLVTPKVQFPNIIKSPLTAVGPMISAVVMAIFAVTVGGFRVPAALGGLGFSSFTAPLNILSMPKTSGFSNGWGGLAVMLFFGLVGPAVISWVWYQFLKRVGKTRENDLHLDVV, encoded by the coding sequence ATGACAGCAAACAACGTTCCAAAAAGCCAGGCTGATTTTTTTGATCAAGACCCGGCTTCCATGACGCCTGAACAACGCAGCGAGGCTTATTCGCAAGCGATGTCGGCGGCAACTAAATTCAAAAACGACCGAGCTCAGACTGAAGAGCTGCGGCCAGGTTCAGGTCCTTTGACCCGCCCAGAGAAAAAAATGAAAATGTCTGACTGGGTCTATACAGTCAGTCAAGGAATCTCCAATGCGGTTTTGGTTATTCTTGGTATTTCCATTCTTTTGAATACAGCTGGCAATTTGCTTCACTGGGCGCCTATGCAGATGGTTGGCGTCTTAGGCCAGCATCTGCTAGCACCTGCTATTGGTGCCGGTATCGCCATTCAGCTTCGATCAACGACCTTAACAACTTTTTCAGCTATGATCGCAGCCACAGTTGGCGCCAACTCTATGTACTTTACAAGCGGCGCAATCAAAGCTGCTACAACAGCTACTGGCTGGGTTGCACCTCAATTAGCTGGCGCCACGATCATGACTGTCGGCCAACCGATTTCCGCCGTGATTGCCGGTCTTGCAGCTGCCCTATTAGGCAAGTGGATGACCGGTAAGACACCGCTTGATATGTTTATCGTACCTTTCTGTGCCACTTTTGTTGGTTCGGTCGTTGGCCTTGGTGCCGCAACTGTAACGACGCCATTCTTAAATTGGGTATCAAAAGGACTGGCAGACACAATGTCAGTCAACCCGATTCTTGGCGCGGCCGTTGTCTCGTTTGCTTGGTTCTGGTTCTTAATGACACCCGCTTCGTCGGCTGCATTAGCCGTAGCAGTCGGGCTTGATCCAATGTCTGCCGGTGCCGCCTTAATCGGTTGCTGTGCCGCATTTTCCGGCTATACAGCAATGAGTTTTACACAAAATAATTCCGGTGCTAATATTGCCCAAGGGCTCGTAACACCGAAAGTCCAGTTTCCAAACATCATCAAATCACCGTTAACAGCGGTTGGACCAATGATCTCAGCTGTTGTGATGGCTATATTTGCAGTAACAGTTGGCGGTTTTAGAGTACCAGCTGCCCTTGGCGGACTTGGTTTCTCATCATTTACTGCACCGTTAAATATTCTGTCAATGCCTAAAACATCCGGCTTCTCAAATGGCTGGGGCGGTTTAGCAGTCATGCTTTTCTTCGGTTTAGTTGGCCCGGCAGTAATTTCTTGGGTTTGGTATCAGTTCTTAAAGCGCGTTGGCAAGACACGCGAAAATGATTTACACCTTGATGTTGTTTGA
- a CDS encoding histidine phosphatase family protein has protein sequence MKITFYLIRHGQTYFNRYNKLQGWSNSPLTENGISDAKKAGRKLREISFDAAYSSDTTRAIQTADLILAENSSDKQPELLSLPNFREEFYGSYEGTNMDAAWLAAGAPYGLKTYAEIVDDFGLPSTKDFLKAADPWHDAENNDEYWARLDEGFEKILANPKIGDQSQVLLISHGNTLLSLADRYGQDKIGLHTRPSNGSVSKLQYENGHYRFLTFNDQAVD, from the coding sequence ATGAAAATTACATTCTATCTGATCCGTCATGGCCAGACCTACTTTAATCGATACAACAAATTACAAGGCTGGAGCAATTCTCCACTGACTGAAAACGGTATTAGCGATGCAAAAAAAGCCGGGCGCAAACTTAGAGAAATCTCTTTTGACGCAGCTTATTCGTCAGATACAACACGTGCTATTCAGACGGCCGATTTGATTTTGGCCGAAAATAGTTCTGATAAGCAGCCAGAATTGCTTAGCCTTCCAAATTTTCGAGAAGAATTTTATGGATCATATGAAGGCACAAATATGGATGCTGCTTGGCTGGCAGCTGGTGCACCTTATGGGTTAAAAACCTATGCTGAGATCGTTGATGATTTTGGCCTGCCTTCAACCAAAGATTTTTTAAAAGCAGCTGATCCCTGGCACGATGCTGAAAATAATGATGAATATTGGGCACGTCTGGATGAAGGCTTTGAAAAAATTCTGGCAAATCCAAAGATTGGTGATCAATCCCAAGTCCTTTTGATTTCGCATGGCAATACGCTGCTTTCTTTAGCAGATCGTTACGGACAAGATAAAATTGGTCTGCATACGCGGCCAAGCAATGGCTCTGTGTCCAAATTACAATATGAAAACGGTCATTACCGTTTCCTTACTTTTAATGACCAAGCGGTCGATTAA
- a CDS encoding alpha/beta hydrolase — MAKFFDISYGNNEKQKMDLYLQKDAEPLIFYIHGGGWWQGDKNKDTQVYEALFAAGFSIASINYRLADAQHVYPTQLDDARLALKWLKQSNYVFNHKRIALFGSSSGAHIALSLSIENGYPTVSWSGQFDFQGFLSTHTAIKGRKAADNPDPDKGSKMASYYKWILERLFNGDLSRAKSASLQHLVSPTTGPMLMFNSAAELAPVSEVYTMQQAFVENGLPITSIILPGDRHAQAYAKDALPATISFLKNSLKIAKR; from the coding sequence ATGGCAAAGTTTTTTGATATTAGTTACGGAAATAATGAAAAACAAAAAATGGACTTATACCTGCAAAAGGATGCAGAGCCATTAATTTTCTATATTCATGGCGGCGGCTGGTGGCAAGGTGACAAAAACAAAGATACACAAGTTTATGAGGCACTGTTTGCAGCTGGTTTTTCGATTGCTTCGATTAACTATCGCTTAGCTGACGCTCAACATGTTTATCCAACTCAATTAGATGATGCACGTCTGGCTTTAAAATGGCTGAAACAGAGCAATTATGTATTTAACCACAAGCGAATTGCCTTATTCGGCTCATCCTCGGGCGCACATATCGCACTTTCTCTATCAATTGAAAACGGGTACCCGACCGTTTCTTGGTCGGGACAATTTGATTTTCAAGGTTTTTTGAGCACACACACTGCAATCAAAGGGCGCAAAGCAGCGGATAATCCCGACCCGGATAAAGGCAGCAAGATGGCTTCTTACTATAAATGGATCTTGGAACGTCTATTTAACGGTGACTTATCACGTGCTAAAAGTGCCAGTCTCCAGCATTTGGTCAGCCCAACGACAGGCCCAATGCTGATGTTTAATTCCGCGGCTGAACTGGCACCGGTCAGTGAGGTTTACACGATGCAGCAGGCCTTTGTTGAAAATGGTTTACCAATTACAAGCATTATTCTCCCTGGAGACCGGCATGCACAAGCCTATGCTAAAGATGCCCTGCCAGCGACAATCAGTTTCTTAAAGAACAGCTTGAAAATCGCAAAAAGATAG